The Lycium ferocissimum isolate CSIRO_LF1 chromosome 1, AGI_CSIRO_Lferr_CH_V1, whole genome shotgun sequence genome includes a region encoding these proteins:
- the LOC132057556 gene encoding uncharacterized protein LOC132057556 isoform X2, which translates to MEIHPIAMKPSDKSSLQTFMVVAEKDNSPSLCQILSTVDQSSFGGPKNQVHGLFQALEDENKICADYSSGSDITYALEDLKIGVEGNLAELRPSRRVQLSLGELGVSLFCYRAVLLDARKDLEPFAYRCAVFLVPKTRAREWLFSSEEGQWVVVESSKAARLIMIFLDSSHSDASMDDIQKDLSPLVMQLAPGDSDDEAQIPFMAAGDGIKQREIVREITSPLTGPIIVDDVIYEKVDDNISRLFDSTDVIFRRLTFQRTESLVQSEAVLSREGSPKTIADINQKIGQSSSKSKKKGNSKRSNSNVSSSDGLSNDLKVDHCYLASSYHTGIISGFTLISSHLDGLASTGGMVRSVVIGLGAGLLPMFLHKHLTFAEITVLELDPVVVDLAKEYFDFRDDERLKVHVTDGLKYVKDAALKSTEEIDMLIVDVDSSDSSSGLSCPAADFVEESFLTAAKDSLSDQGLFVINLVSRSQAIKDSIYSKLKSVFPHLFHLQLDEDVNEVIFALKTETCTVEDKFHEASQQLARLLNLENSSWGQNISEATNKIKRLR; encoded by the exons ATGGAGATTCATCCCATTGCTATGAAACCATCTGACAAGTCGAGCCTACAGACTTTTATGGTGGTAGCCGAGAAAGACAATTCTCCATCGTTGTGCCAAATATTGTCAACTGTTGATCAGTCATCCTTTGGTGGTCCAAAGAACCAG GTTCATGGACTCTTTCAAGCACTtgaagatgaaaataaaatttgtgcAGATTATTCCAGTGGTTCTGATATAACTTATGCACTAGAAGACTTGAAAATCGGAGTTGAGGGGAATCTGGCGGAGCTTCGTCCAAGTCGTAGAGTTCAGCTTAGTTTAGGTGAACTTGGGGTTTCACTATTCTGTTACAGAGCTGTGCTTCTTGATGCGCGAAAAGATTTGGAACCTTTTGCATATCGTTGTGCTGTGTTTCTCGTTCCAAAG ACTCGAGCTCGTGAATGGCTGTTCTCTTCAGAAGAAGGACAATGGGTGGTTGTAGAAAGCTCTAAGGCTGCTCGTTTAATAATG ATTTTTTTGGATTCTAGCCATTCCGACGCCAGTatggatgatatccag AAAGATCTATCTCCTCTAGTAATGCAATTGGCACCGGGAGATTCTGATGATGAAGCTCAGATACC TTTTATGGCAGCAGGTGATGGAATCAAGCAGCGGGAAATTGTTCGAGAG ATCACATCTCCCTTGACTGGTCCTATTATTGTAGATGATGTGATCTATGAGAAGGTTGATGACAATATCAGCCGTCTCTTTGACTCTACGGATGTGATATTTCGTCGACTCACTTTCCAAAGAACGGAGAGTTTAGTTCAATCTGAGGCTGTGCTATCAAGAGAAGGATCACCGAAAACTATAGCTGATATTAATCAGAAGATAGGCCAGTCATCTTCAAAAtccaagaagaaaggaaattcGAAAAGATCCAATTCTAATGTCTCGTCATCTGATG GATTGAGCAACGATTTGAAAGTTGACCACTGTTATTTGGCTAGTTCATATCATACTGGAATTATCTCCGGTTTTACATTGATATCTTCTCATTTGGATGGTTTGGCATCTACAGGAGGCATG GTGAGATCAGTAGTAATTGGTCTTGGAGCAGGATTGCTTCCCATGTTTCTACATAAGCACCTGACTTTTGCAGAGATCACG GTTTTGGAGTTAGATCCTGTGGTTGTAGATCTTGCTAAAGAGTATTTTGATTTTAGAGATGATGAACGTTTAAAG GTACATGTGACAGATGGTTTAAAGTATGTCAAGGATGCAGCACTTAAAAGCACTGAAGAAATTGACATGCTCATCGTTGATGTGGACTCTTCAGACTCGAG TTCTGGTTTAAGTTGTCCTGCTGCAGACTTCGTAGAAGAGTCTTTCCTTACAGCAGCAAAAGATTCTCTTTCTGATCAAGGCCTGTTTGTCATAAACTTGGTATCGAGGTCACAAGCCATCAAGGATTCTATTTACTCCAAATTAAAATCG GTGTTTCCTCACCTCTTCCACCTTCAGCTGGACGAAGATGTCAACGAAGTTATTTTCGCTCTTAAGACAGAGACGTGTACCGTGGAGGATAAATTTCACGAGGCTTCTCAACAACTTGCCAGATTATTAAACCTAGAAAACTCCTCTTGGGGCCAAAATATATCGGAAGCCACTAACAAGATCAAAAGGTTGAGATGA
- the LOC132057316 gene encoding pentatricopeptide repeat-containing protein At2g20540 has protein sequence MELKFGVLTVTGLEDMFIPMLKNCKSTGFLKRIHAQIVKFSLSQSSYLVTKMVEICDRIGEIDYANLLFKQVDDPNNYLYNSIIRAYTHKQRYISCINVYKQMMEGTFCPDEYTYPFMIRSCSGILCVDLGEQFHGHVCKFGLNCSNVIANSLLDMYVKCDRMSYAHKVFDEMSERDVISWNSLICGHVRLRQVRKARALFDDMPNKTIVSWTAMISGYTKTGCYGDALDVFRRMQMVGLKPDWISLVSVLPACAQLGALELGKWIHFYAEKYGYLKRTSVCNALMEMYAKCGSVNEAWQLFNQMSEKDVISWSTMIGGLANHGRAHEALKLFHEMKRSDVEPNEITFVGLLCACAHAGLCDDGLRYFDSMKIDYNIEPGIEHYGCLVDLLGRTGRVERALAIIKSMPVKPDSAIWGSLLSSCRTYRNLEIAVIAMEHLLELEPEDTGNYILLANIYADLGKWDGVSRMRKFIRSKSMKKTPGCSLIEINSSVQEFLSGDNSKPFSKEIHEVLELLALHQSEENDIVDPALDYLRS, from the coding sequence ATGGAACTAAAATTTGGGGTTTTAACTGTCACAGGACTGGAAGATATGTTTATACCCATGTTGAAAAACTGCAAGAGCACAGGTTTTTTGAAGAGAATCCATGCCCAAATTGTCAAATTCTCTCTTTCACAGAGTAGCTATTTAGTCACCAAAATGGTTGAGATTTGTGACAGAATTGGAGAAATAGACTATGCTAATTTGCTGTTCAAACAAGTTGATGATCCAAACAACTATTTGTACAACTCTATAATTAGAGCTTACACACATAAACAAAGGtatatttcatgtatcaatgtATATAAGCAAATGATGGAAGGAACATTTTGTCCTGATGAATATACATACCCATTTATGATTAGATCATGTAGTGGTATTTTATGTGTTGATTTAGGTGAACAGTTTCATGGACATGTGTGTAAATTTGGGTTGAATTGTAGTAATGTGATAGCAAATTCTTTATTAGATATGTATGTGAAATGTGATCGAATGAGTTATGCACATAAGGTGTTCGATGAAATGTCTGAAAGAGATGTGATTTCTTGGAACAGTCTTATTTGTGGACATGTAAGGTTGCGTCAAGTAAGGAAGGCGAGAGCTTTATTTGATGATATGCCGAATAAGACTATTGTTTCTTGGACTGCTATGATTTCCGGGTACACGAAAACGGGGTGCTATGGCGATGCATTGGATGTTTTTAGGAGAATGCAAATGGTCGGGTTGAAACCCGATTGGATTAGTTTGGTATCCGTTTTGCCAGCTTGTGCGCAACTTGGAGCGCTCGAGTTAGGGAAGTGGATTCATTTTTACGCGGAAAAGTATGGGTATTTGAAGAGGACTTCTGTTTGCAATGCATTGATGGAAATGTACGCTAAATGTGGAAGCGTAAACGAGGCTTGGCAGTTGTTTAATCAGATGTCTGAAAAAGACGTGATCTCTTGGAGTACGATGATTGGAGGCTTAGCCAATCACGGTAGAGCTCATGAAGCGCTTAAGTTGTTTCACGAAATGAAGAGGTCTGATGTTGAACCGAATGAGATCACTTTTGTTGGTCTTCTATGTGCTTGCGCGCATGCTGGTCTTTGCGATGATGGTTTGAGGTACTTTGATTCCATGAAAATTGATTACAACATAGAGCCGGGGATTGAGCATTATGGTTGTCTGGTTGATCTTTTGGGGCGTACAGGACGTGTTGAACGAGCTCTTGCAATCATCAAGAGCATGCCGGTTAAGCCCGACTCTGCTATATGGGGTTCTCTGTTGAGTTCTTGCAGAACTTATCGCAATCTTGAAATTGCAGTTATTGCAATGGAACATCTGTTAGAGCTCGAACCGGAAGATACAGGGAACTATATTCTACTCGCTAATATATATGCAGATCTTGGGAAGTGGGACGGTGTATCGAGGATGAGGAAATTCATAAGGagtaaaagcatgaagaaaacaCCGGGCTGCAGTCTGATTGAGATAAATAGTTCGGTCCAAGAATTTCTATCTGGTGATAATTCAAAACCGTTTTCAAAAGAAATCCATGAGGTGCTAGAGCTATTGGCCTTGCATCAAAGCGAAGAAAATGATATAGTTGATCCAGCGCTCGATTACTTACGTTCGTGA
- the LOC132057556 gene encoding uncharacterized protein LOC132057556 isoform X1 has product MSKMGKKKQQKNVQNQEDLLKTLTDFTSKENWDNFFTIRGSNNAFEWYADWPQLKEPLLSNLTLNDVVSAKKELQILVPGCGNSKLSEYVYDEGFCNITNVDFSKVVISDMLRRNIRDRPVMKWRVMDMTNMQFANESFGVILDKGGLDALMEPELGSKLGTQYLSEVKRLLKVGGRFICLTLAESHVLGLLFPKFRYGWKMEIHPIAMKPSDKSSLQTFMVVAEKDNSPSLCQILSTVDQSSFGGPKNQVHGLFQALEDENKICADYSSGSDITYALEDLKIGVEGNLAELRPSRRVQLSLGELGVSLFCYRAVLLDARKDLEPFAYRCAVFLVPKTRAREWLFSSEEGQWVVVESSKAARLIMIFLDSSHSDASMDDIQKDLSPLVMQLAPGDSDDEAQIPFMAAGDGIKQREIVREITSPLTGPIIVDDVIYEKVDDNISRLFDSTDVIFRRLTFQRTESLVQSEAVLSREGSPKTIADINQKIGQSSSKSKKKGNSKRSNSNVSSSDGLSNDLKVDHCYLASSYHTGIISGFTLISSHLDGLASTGGMVRSVVIGLGAGLLPMFLHKHLTFAEITVLELDPVVVDLAKEYFDFRDDERLKVHVTDGLKYVKDAALKSTEEIDMLIVDVDSSDSSSGLSCPAADFVEESFLTAAKDSLSDQGLFVINLVSRSQAIKDSIYSKLKSVFPHLFHLQLDEDVNEVIFALKTETCTVEDKFHEASQQLARLLNLENSSWGQNISEATNKIKRLR; this is encoded by the exons ATGTCCAAAATGGGTAAGAAAAAACAGCAAAAGAATGTCCAAAATCAAGAAGACTTACTAAAAACCTTAACAGATTTCACAAGCAAAGAGAATTGGGACAATTTTTTCACTATCAGAGGTTCAAATAATGCATTTGAATGGTATGCAGATTGGCCTCAGCTCAAAGAACCACTTCTTTCTAACCTCACATTAAACGACGTCGTTTCTGCAAAAAAAGAATTGCAAATTCTTGTACCAGGTTGTGGGAATTCGAAGTTATCtgagtatgtttatgatgaGGGGTTTTGTAATATTACAAATGTTGATTTCTCTAAGGTTGTTATTTCTGATATGTTGAGGAGAAATATTAGGGACAGACCTGTTATGAAGTGGCGCGTTATGGACATGACAAATATGCAG TTTGCAAACGAGAGCTTTGGCGTGATTCTTGACAAGGGAGGATTGGATGCTTTAATGGAGCCTGAGCTTGGATCAAAGTTAGGAACTCAGTATTTGTCTGAG GTTAAAAGATTGCTAAAAGTTGGGGGGAGATTTATTTGCCTCACTTTGGCTGAATCTCATGTATTAG GTTTACTCTTCCCGAAGTTTCGGTATGGGTGGAAGATGGAGATTCATCCCATTGCTATGAAACCATCTGACAAGTCGAGCCTACAGACTTTTATGGTGGTAGCCGAGAAAGACAATTCTCCATCGTTGTGCCAAATATTGTCAACTGTTGATCAGTCATCCTTTGGTGGTCCAAAGAACCAG GTTCATGGACTCTTTCAAGCACTtgaagatgaaaataaaatttgtgcAGATTATTCCAGTGGTTCTGATATAACTTATGCACTAGAAGACTTGAAAATCGGAGTTGAGGGGAATCTGGCGGAGCTTCGTCCAAGTCGTAGAGTTCAGCTTAGTTTAGGTGAACTTGGGGTTTCACTATTCTGTTACAGAGCTGTGCTTCTTGATGCGCGAAAAGATTTGGAACCTTTTGCATATCGTTGTGCTGTGTTTCTCGTTCCAAAG ACTCGAGCTCGTGAATGGCTGTTCTCTTCAGAAGAAGGACAATGGGTGGTTGTAGAAAGCTCTAAGGCTGCTCGTTTAATAATG ATTTTTTTGGATTCTAGCCATTCCGACGCCAGTatggatgatatccag AAAGATCTATCTCCTCTAGTAATGCAATTGGCACCGGGAGATTCTGATGATGAAGCTCAGATACC TTTTATGGCAGCAGGTGATGGAATCAAGCAGCGGGAAATTGTTCGAGAG ATCACATCTCCCTTGACTGGTCCTATTATTGTAGATGATGTGATCTATGAGAAGGTTGATGACAATATCAGCCGTCTCTTTGACTCTACGGATGTGATATTTCGTCGACTCACTTTCCAAAGAACGGAGAGTTTAGTTCAATCTGAGGCTGTGCTATCAAGAGAAGGATCACCGAAAACTATAGCTGATATTAATCAGAAGATAGGCCAGTCATCTTCAAAAtccaagaagaaaggaaattcGAAAAGATCCAATTCTAATGTCTCGTCATCTGATG GATTGAGCAACGATTTGAAAGTTGACCACTGTTATTTGGCTAGTTCATATCATACTGGAATTATCTCCGGTTTTACATTGATATCTTCTCATTTGGATGGTTTGGCATCTACAGGAGGCATG GTGAGATCAGTAGTAATTGGTCTTGGAGCAGGATTGCTTCCCATGTTTCTACATAAGCACCTGACTTTTGCAGAGATCACG GTTTTGGAGTTAGATCCTGTGGTTGTAGATCTTGCTAAAGAGTATTTTGATTTTAGAGATGATGAACGTTTAAAG GTACATGTGACAGATGGTTTAAAGTATGTCAAGGATGCAGCACTTAAAAGCACTGAAGAAATTGACATGCTCATCGTTGATGTGGACTCTTCAGACTCGAG TTCTGGTTTAAGTTGTCCTGCTGCAGACTTCGTAGAAGAGTCTTTCCTTACAGCAGCAAAAGATTCTCTTTCTGATCAAGGCCTGTTTGTCATAAACTTGGTATCGAGGTCACAAGCCATCAAGGATTCTATTTACTCCAAATTAAAATCG GTGTTTCCTCACCTCTTCCACCTTCAGCTGGACGAAGATGTCAACGAAGTTATTTTCGCTCTTAAGACAGAGACGTGTACCGTGGAGGATAAATTTCACGAGGCTTCTCAACAACTTGCCAGATTATTAAACCTAGAAAACTCCTCTTGGGGCCAAAATATATCGGAAGCCACTAACAAGATCAAAAGGTTGAGATGA
- the LOC132057397 gene encoding uncharacterized protein LOC132057397 translates to MAETGRPLLKLSFFLIALVVITTVNFSWSPNTQVMATRELPVDIEMMKQKLLPVGDIITCLKYCNVESDCSDGWLCYNCVPSAFEGWRSQCDKSTVTGEGYFGTLLKAKLMNQQKNIA, encoded by the exons ATGGCAGAAACTGGACGTCCCCTCCTTAAGCTATCATTTTTCTTGATTGCTCTTGTTGTTATAACTACAG TTAATTTCTCATGGTCTCCGAATACGCAAGTGATGGCTACACGAGAATTACCGGTAGATATTGAAATGATGAAACAAAAATTACTTCCAGTGGGGGACATAATAACTTGTCTCAAATATTGCAATGTCGAAAGTGATTGCAGTGATGGTTGGCTCTGTTACAATTGTGTCCCTTCTGCATTTGAGGGATGGAGGTCCCAATGTGACAAATCTACTGTTACTGGTGAAGGTTATTTTGGAACTCTCCTTAAAGCTAAGCTCATGAACCAACAAAAGAATATTGcttaa